The genomic stretch GCAAGGAGGCATGGCGGCAGGAGTTGTCTGTTTCATAGCTTGCCCTTCAACGTGAAATCTATGCCATACCTCGATTATACCTTTATTAATTCTAAATTTTAGTTTAAGTCCCGCTAAGACAAAGCAAAACCAGCGATCGCTTCAAGTGGAAAGCCAACTGCTTTCCAGGCTGCAACACCACCTCTTAGCTCAGATACATTTTGATAGCCAGCGCCACGAAGTTTACTAGCGGCGGCGGCTGTTTCTTCGTCGGTTTCGCCGTAAATATAGATATCGCGACAAAGTTCCAGGCTAGCTAGAGCGCGGTCTACCA from Microcoleus sp. FACHB-831 encodes the following:
- a CDS encoding rhodanese-like domain-containing protein — encoded protein: MIKFFGLPIPAPMQAKSRVYDLKERLDWGEPALTIIDARDRTQFNISHILGAISLPTNELVDRALASLELCRDIYIYGETDEETAAAASKLRGAGYQNVSELRGGVAAWKAVGFPLEAIAGFALS